The DNA segment CGCGCGCCGCGAGTTCCTCCAAAACCGCAGCTGTAAATTCCCGAACCGCTGCCTCCGGCGCGTCCTCCACGGCGTGGCCATCCAGTCCGATCTTCCGCGCCAGAGAAGCGAGCCCTGCGGCCAGATCATCCATACCCGCAGGCTAGCCCAAACGGAAACGGCCCCGCCTCGTGGTGGGGCCGCTTTCATTCAGGGCTGTTCGCTCAGTCGTCGGCGGCCGAGTGGCCCAGCTGACCGGAGTGCACGGCCGCGTCGCGCTCATCCGCTTCACGCAGGGCGCGGATCAGGCGGACGATCCCGATGGTCGCAAAGTACGTCAGGGCCGGCACGACGAACACCAGAATCCACAGGATGGCGTTGGCGTTCGCGGTGGTCAGGACACCGGCCTCGATCAGGTCGGGCTTGTAGCCGGCCAGCGACAGCGCCAGCATGAAGCCCATGAACGCGGTGCCCGCCGCCAGACGCACCGGATGGTTCGTCGGGTTCTCGGCGTAGTACAGGTTCTCCTTGCTGCGGTCGAGCATCGGCACGGCGAACATCGCGCCGATGACGATCCCCGGGAAGACCATGGCGCCCACGAACTCGGCGCTGATCGAACCGCCCAGGAGTTCCAGGTCGAAGCCGGGGATGATCGCCAGCGCGCCGAAGACCCACAACAGGTACCAGTCGGGCTTGATGTTCGGAATCGGCGTGGAGCTGGGTGGTCCGAAGACCTCCACCGGGTGCACCGGAATGAAGGCCGCGAACAGCATCACGATGCCGGTGAACAGCAGGGCCAGCAGCAGCATGATGGGGGTCTGCTGGGTGATCAGCGGCACGCCCACGATCTTCTTGTACGCCAGACGCTTGGCGTACTGCGGCTGCGTGTGCTTCTGCTTGATCATGATCAGCATGTGCGCGCCGGTCAGGGCGAGCAGGATGCCCGGCAGCAGCATGATGTGGTAGCCGTAGATGCGCGGGATGATCCCGGCGCCCGGGAACTGTCCGGCGAAGGCAGCCTGCGCGGCCCAGTCACCGACCCACGGCACGGACTTGGTGATGGCGTACACCACGCCGACCGTCTGGTACGCGTAGTTGTCGTACGGCAGGATGTAGCCGGTCACGGCGGTCAGGCCGGCGAAGATCAGCAGCAGCATGCCGATCCACCAGTTGATCTCGCGGGGCTTCTTGAAGGCGCCCGTGAAGTAGATGCGCATCATGTGGATCACGGCGGCCGCGATCATGATGTTCGCCATCCAGTGGTGCAGGCGGCGCAGCATGTCCCCGAAGGGCATGGCGTTGATCTTGAGGGCCGAGTGGTACGCCGCCGGGATCAGGTTCGGCTTGGCGGACGTGCCGGGATCGAAGGAGTTCGTGACCAGTGAGTTGCTCGGCTCATACGACAGCGCCAGCAGGATGCCGGTGATGATCAGCACGATCAAGCTGAAGAGCGTGATCTCCCCCAGAAAGAAGGAGTGGTGCACAGGAAAGGCCTTGCGCAGGAACTTGTCGTTCAGGCGCGAGATGTGCAGGCGTTCATCCAGCCACTGGTTCATCCGAGAACCTCCTTCACCTGTTCGGTGTACGCTTTCCAGTCCTCTTCCTTGGTGTAGCCGTATGGCCTGGAGAGGAAGAAGCCCGTGGCGACGATCTTGTCTCCGTCCATCTTGATCGGCAGCTGCGGCAGCGGCGCGGGCGGCGGACCGCCGATGACCTTGCCGCCCAGCTTGGGATCGTACTGGCCGGAGTGGCACGGGCAGTTCATCAAGCCCGGCTGCTGGTCGTTGTTGCCCACGTTGCATCCGGCGTGCATGCAGCGGTCCCCGTACGCGACGATCTGGCCGTCAATGGTGGCGTTCAGGTCGGTCGGCTCCTGGACCTGCCCGGCCGGGTACTTGAAGATCGCCAGCACGCTGGTGGGGTCCTGGTCCCGGATGACCGGGTCGCCGTTCTTGTCCTTACCCTGCGGCCACGCGCGCACGAGTTGCAGTCCCAGGTCGGAGACCTTGACCGGCTCGCCGTAGCGGCTGGGGTCGGCGTGCACCAGCACGTCGCCCGCCATGGGCGGCGCGAGGGCCGGGGTCAGGCGGAACACGGGCTTGGCACTGCCCAGCGCGCTGACCAGACTGAGGGTACCGACGGCCGCCGCGCCGCCCATGGCCGCGTTGATGAACTTGCGGCGGGTGAGTTCAGGGTCCTGTTTTCTGTAACGGGTCATCGTTCCAACCTCTCCTGATATCGGGGAACCCTGGAAATCACCAGGGGAATTCGCCGCTGGCGTCCTCGACCAGCACCTCGCCGTCCATGAAGAACTTCTTGTACAGGCCAATGGCCAGGGCCAGCGTCAGGACGATCATGGCGGCGTAGAAGCCCTCGGCGGTCACGTTCGGCATCACGGCCTCGCGCGCACCCCACCCGGCGTAGTCCACGACCATCTGGTGGACGAACAGCACGCTGAACAGCACCGTCAGGGCCAGGGTGACCACCATGCCCAGCACCGCGAGCGGCGTGGAGCGCACCTTGTGGATGCCAGGGTGCAGTTCCATGCCCTCGGCCCACACCGAGTACAGCCCGATCACGCCGTACGTGAGCAGCACCATGATGAACGTCGCCAGGAAGATCTCCGGGAGCTTCAAATCCTCGGGCACGAAGCGGCTGCGGTTTTTCAGCACGGCCGGATCGACCTTGCTCTGGCCGGCCGCGACGGCGGCGGGGGTCAGCAGCGGGTCGATCTTATTGCCCCACGAGTTCAGGACGTAGTTTGCGACCGCGTAGATCTCGTTGTCCTTGAGCTTGCCCTCGAAGGCGGGCATGCCGCCCTTGCCCTTCACGATGATGGTGTGCACGTAGACCGGGTCCTTGAGGATCTTCTCGTCGCCGGCGAGTTTCGGCCCGACCACACCCTGGCCCTGAGCGCCGTGACAGCCGACGCAGCCCGCCGACGCGAAGACCGACTTGCCGACCGTCGGCCACTCCTTGCCGATGTTCGCCACGACCGCCGGATCGACGACCACCGGTTTGGGCGCGGTTTCCTTGTTGAACAGAAACAGCAGCAGAATCCACATGATGGCCGCGCTCACGATGGCGACCCACGGCATGACAGCGTCGTTTCTTTCCACGTTCCCTCTCCCTCACCCCTGGACTGACCCGGTCTCGCGACGCGGGCTGAGCTCATGCCGCCTAAATGCGGGCCAGCATAGCATGCGCCAGAGGAGCCCTCAGCAGCGCTTGACACGGACTTCCGAGCATCCTGGCACCCTGCATTCTGCGCCTGACCGTGCGGTTAAATGTCCCCGGACGGGCCGCCAGCGTCCCCCTCGCCCAGGGCGGCCAGCAGGGGCCACAGCGCGTCCGCGAGCAGCGCCACGTCGCGGTTCTCCGGGTGCTCGCGCCGGTCCGTGCCGCCCTCCGAGAGCAGCGCCACGACCAGCGGCCGGGGCGTGTAGAGGACACCGACGTCGTGGTGGACGCCCTCCAGCTCGCCACTCTTGGAGCACAGCCGGTAGCGCGGCGTGCCGTCCGCGTTCCTGGGCAGCCGCCGGCCGATCACGTCGCGGTGCTGCTGACGGGCCAGGATGTCCAGTGCCAGCGCCGTGTGCGCCGCGTCCAGCACGTCGCCGCGCGCGAGCGCGCCCAGCAGCGCCGTCTGCTCGAAGGCGGTCGTGCGGTTGCGCTCTCCGCGCCGCTGCGCTGCGTTGCGCTGCTCCGGCGGCAGCTGGAGTTTGCCGATCAGCCGGGTGTGGGCGTGGCCGTGGTGATCCAGCCACGCATTCACCGCCCCGACTCCCACGTGCCCGATGACGAGGTTGGTGGCGGTGTTGTCGCTCACGACGATCATCAGCGTGAGCACGTCCCGCCACGTGAGGGCCAGGCCGCCGCACAGGTCGTGCAGCACGCCCGCGCCGGGCACGCGGTCGGCGTCCTGCATCACGACGCGGGCGTCCAGGTCGAGGTCGCCCCGCTGCGCCCACTCCAGCGCCATGACCAGCAGAGGCACCTTGATGGTGCTCGCCGCCGGGAACACGCGGTCGGCATTCACGGCGGCGAGTTCCGTGCCGTCCAGCGCCGTGACCCGCAGGCCCACGTGGCCCGTGAAGCCCCGGCCGCGCAGATCGGCCAGCAGGTGATCCGCGGGTCCGGCCACGCCTACTCCGGCAGATCCAGGCCGGCCAGCGCCGCGAAGGGATGGGCGGTGCCGACCGGGCGCAGGGTGCAGAACGGCGCGGCGCCGTCCGGCTCCACGCGGTGCGGACACGTGGGGCACTCCGGGAAGGCCTGCTCCGTGTACGCCAGGTCGGGCTCCCGGGACGCGACCACCCACTCGCGGCCGCAGCCGGCGCGGAAGGTGACGGGCGCCGGCGCGGCCGCCACTCGGGGAGCGCGGCTCATTCGAGGTTCGCGATACCCTCGCGGATCGCGTAGAGGGCCGCCTGGGTGCGGTTGTTCAGCTGCAGCTTGGTGAAGATCTCCGACAGGCGGTTGCGCACCGTCTTCTCGCTGATGTCCAGCCGCAGCGCGATGTCCTGGTTCGAGAAGCCCTGCGCGAGCAGCTTGAGGATCATGGTCTCGCGCTCGTTGAGATCGGCGTGCTTCTCGCTGGGCAGTTCCTCGCGCTTGTCGCGGAAGTCGTCCAGCACGTTCTGGGCCATGTCCGCGTCGAGCAGCGCCTCGCCCGCCGCGACCCGCTTGATCGCGTCGAGCAGCGTGGCGGCGTCGGCGTCCTTGAGGATGTAGCCGCGCGCGCCGGCCTTGACGGCCTCGAACACGTAGCGGTCCTGGCGGTACATGGTGATCATGATCACGCGGGCCTGCGGGTCGATCTCCAGGATGCTCTGGGTGGCCTTCACGCCGTCGAGTTCAGGCATCTGGATGTCCATCAGGATCACGTCGGGATGCGTGTCGGCGGCGTAGCGCAGGGCCTCGCGGCCGTTGGCGGCCTCACCGATCACGCGCATGCCCTCGGACTCCAGCAGGCTCCGCAGTCCCTGGCGGAAGAGGGCATGGTCATCGACGAGCAGCACGCGGATCATGCCGCCAGTCTACCCGCCGCGCCCAGGTCGAACGCCCCCGGAAGTCACGGTGCGGTGGGCCACGCGCTACGCTGCGCCCATGACCCCACCGCACGCGGACGGAACCTGGGACGCCCTGTGCGCCCACTGGCAGACGCTCTCGGATCTGGGCGGCATCGGCGCGCTGCTCGGCTGGGACCAGAGCACCTTCCTGCCGGCCGCCGCCGCCGAGGGCCGGGCGCGGCAGATGGCGCTGCTGTCCGGGATCCGCCACGCCCGCATGACCGACGCCGAGTACGGCCGGCTGCTCGACACCGCGCAGGCCCGCAGCGACTGGACGCCGGTGCAGGCGCGCACCCTGGCGGTGGCCCGCCGCGATTTCGAGGAAGCGACCCGCTTTCCCGCCGCGTTCGTGCAGGCGTTCTCGCAGCACACCGGCGAGAGCTACTCCGCGTGGGTGCAGGCCCGGCCGCAGAACGACTTCGCGCGCATGGTGCCGTACCTCGACAAGACCCTGGACCTGAGCCTGCAGGCGGCGGCGTACTTCCCGGAGTTCGCGTCGCCCATGGACTACTTCATCGACCAGTCCGACGAGGGCATGACTGCCGCCGTGGTCGACCGCGTGTTCGCGGAGCTGCGCGACGCCCTGGTGCCGCTGGTGGACGCCGTGGCGCAGGCCCCGGCACCCCGCACGGACTTCCTGTTCCGCGCCTACCCGGTCGAGACGCAGCTGCGGGTGGGGCAGGACATCGCG comes from the Deinococcus metalli genome and includes:
- a CDS encoding cytochrome b; translated protein: MNQWLDERLHISRLNDKFLRKAFPVHHSFFLGEITLFSLIVLIITGILLALSYEPSNSLVTNSFDPGTSAKPNLIPAAYHSALKINAMPFGDMLRRLHHWMANIMIAAAVIHMMRIYFTGAFKKPREINWWIGMLLLIFAGLTAVTGYILPYDNYAYQTVGVVYAITKSVPWVGDWAAQAAFAGQFPGAGIIPRIYGYHIMLLPGILLALTGAHMLIMIKQKHTQPQYAKRLAYKKIVGVPLITQQTPIMLLLALLFTGIVMLFAAFIPVHPVEVFGPPSSTPIPNIKPDWYLLWVFGALAIIPGFDLELLGGSISAEFVGAMVFPGIVIGAMFAVPMLDRSKENLYYAENPTNHPVRLAAGTAFMGFMLALSLAGYKPDLIEAGVLTTANANAILWILVFVVPALTYFATIGIVRLIRALREADERDAAVHSGQLGHSAADD
- a CDS encoding response regulator transcription factor — translated: MIRVLLVDDHALFRQGLRSLLESEGMRVIGEAANGREALRYAADTHPDVILMDIQMPELDGVKATQSILEIDPQARVIMITMYRQDRYVFEAVKAGARGYILKDADAATLLDAIKRVAAGEALLDADMAQNVLDDFRDKREELPSEKHADLNERETMILKLLAQGFSNQDIALRLDISEKTVRNRLSEIFTKLQLNNRTQAALYAIREGIANLE
- a CDS encoding serine hydrolase; amino-acid sequence: MAGPADHLLADLRGRGFTGHVGLRVTALDGTELAAVNADRVFPAASTIKVPLLVMALEWAQRGDLDLDARVVMQDADRVPGAGVLHDLCGGLALTWRDVLTLMIVVSDNTATNLVIGHVGVGAVNAWLDHHGHAHTRLIGKLQLPPEQRNAAQRRGERNRTTAFEQTALLGALARGDVLDAAHTALALDILARQQHRDVIGRRLPRNADGTPRYRLCSKSGELEGVHHDVGVLYTPRPLVVALLSEGGTDRREHPENRDVALLADALWPLLAALGEGDAGGPSGDI
- a CDS encoding c-type cytochrome — protein: MERNDAVMPWVAIVSAAIMWILLLFLFNKETAPKPVVVDPAVVANIGKEWPTVGKSVFASAGCVGCHGAQGQGVVGPKLAGDEKILKDPVYVHTIIVKGKGGMPAFEGKLKDNEIYAVANYVLNSWGNKIDPLLTPAAVAAGQSKVDPAVLKNRSRFVPEDLKLPEIFLATFIMVLLTYGVIGLYSVWAEGMELHPGIHKVRSTPLAVLGMVVTLALTVLFSVLFVHQMVVDYAGWGAREAVMPNVTAEGFYAAMIVLTLALAIGLYKKFFMDGEVLVEDASGEFPW
- a CDS encoding Rieske 2Fe-2S domain-containing protein; the encoded protein is MTRYRKQDPELTRRKFINAAMGGAAAVGTLSLVSALGSAKPVFRLTPALAPPMAGDVLVHADPSRYGEPVKVSDLGLQLVRAWPQGKDKNGDPVIRDQDPTSVLAIFKYPAGQVQEPTDLNATIDGQIVAYGDRCMHAGCNVGNNDQQPGLMNCPCHSGQYDPKLGGKVIGGPPPAPLPQLPIKMDGDKIVATGFFLSRPYGYTKEEDWKAYTEQVKEVLG